A stretch of DNA from Triticum dicoccoides isolate Atlit2015 ecotype Zavitan chromosome 2A, WEW_v2.0, whole genome shotgun sequence:
AAGTCTCCATTCTATGGTTTAAATCTGGACCGTTCGTTTTACACTAATTTGATCAATACTATAAGTATCAAATATTTATTGATAGATAAGCAAGCAATAAATGTTAATTAATAGTAGCCATTTTTTATTGTTCTGCCAAGGTCCTTCGGAATTCATTGATATATATCTGTGCTTATTGTTCTAGATGACAATCTTCTATATATACCATCCACTTACAGTTTGATAGATCAATCTCAACACAGATAACATCTCAGAAACCCAAGAAAAGTCGTAGCAGCAAAACCATGAGGCCATCCCAAGCTCTCTCGCTTCTCACACTCCTCATGCTTCTTGCCTCGTCCACTGCTTCCGTCCTACAAGACACGTGCAAGCGCTTCGGCGGCGCTGACACCTACGACATCTGCATCGAGTTCTTCAAGGCCAACAGGGATAGCGCCACTGCGGACAAGCGCGGCCTCGCCATCATCGCCACTGGGATCGCCAGTGCAACGGCCATGGACACCCGCAAGCGCATCACCACCCTGAAGGCCGGGGAAAAGGATCAGATGATCCAGCAGGTCATCGCCTACTGCGACAATATGTACTCCGGGGCCGTGGGCCTGTTCGACAAGGCTGCCAAGGGCATCTCGTCGGGCAACTTGGGAGACGCGGTGACAAGCCTCAGCTCCGCGCTGGACATCCCCCAATATTGCGATGACGAGTTCCTCAAGGCAGGCGTGAAATCTCCGTTCGACGCCGAGAACTTCGAGTTTGGTGTGCAGTGCGCAATCACTCTAGATGTAACGAAGCTGTTGACGCTGTAGTTAGCTAGCCACCGAGGATATGAATTTGTGTAACTACATCAGGAGTCTATAGTCATTTCGATGAGAAAACTCCTCGAAATTAATAAGCCCACAATGTTATCACTCAACTATGAAAGACGTGTTGGCACATATTTCTTTTATGTGGATTTGTTTTTGTGCTGATTTTAAAAAGACAACAGTGGCAGGGATACCCTCCCCTCCCGCACCGTGTCGGAGCGACGCCGGAGGTTGACGGGAGAGGAGATTAACCTTGTTGGCGGCAGGAATATTTTGGGAGGAGAGAAGGCAACACAAAACGCTAAAAccacatgtactactattactagtTCTTTttacatcaactactattactagtTAATTGCCCGGGCATTGCAATGGGCATGCGTATTATATTGTTTCAACACAAATTATTACACCGCCAACGAAGGAGGAGTCGAGAAAGCTCCATAAGGACTCCCTTATAAAAATTATCCCCTAACAATTGCTTTTAACTCCAATGATACCATATATTGTAATCTCATGTATCCTAATAATTTTATGAAACTGCCAAATTCATACGTTCACCATTGTAATACCATGAATTTTCAGTTAAATGATCAAATTATTACCCTGATAGAGAAATAACACATGAAACAAACAACcaaaaaatattttaaatgtttTTATATGTTCTGTAACACATGAAATACTGGAAATTCAATTTGGCTCCCGGTAGCACGTGCTCCCGGGCACAAAAATAATTTCTGAAATGTAAAATCAAGACAAAATTTGTATGTGTTCTTAGTCACATCCAAATGCTACCTGCAAATTTTGAGGCAAAAAGGTTAAGCATTTTGGCTTGTGCAAAAAAAACACATTGAACACCAAATGTCACCCCAAATTTGTTTAATTCACGGACAAAACACTGCTACTCCATTTTGCATGAAAATTGTCAAGCATGCTTGCGACACTAACATGAACATctacaaaaaaaattcagaattttttggaaACATTTGCTATTTTTTCACGTTACTGTTCACACGGGAACATTTGCTACTGGGAgccacaccccccccccccacccacccacacacacacatgaaaNNNNNNNNNNNNNNNNNNNNNNNNNNNNNNNNNNNNNNNNNNNNNNNNNNNNNNNNNNNNNNNNNNNNNNNNNNNNNNNNNNNNNNNNNNNNNNNNNNNNNNNNNNNNNNNNNNNNNNNNNNNNNNNNNNNNNNNNNNNNNNNNNNNNNNNNNNNNNNNNNNNNNNNNNNNNNNNNNNNNNNNNNNNNNNNNNNNNNNNNNNNNNNNNNNNNNNNNNNNNNNNNNNNNNNNNNNNNNNNNNNNNNNNNNNNNNNNNNNNNNNNNNNNNNNNNNNNNNNNNNNNNNNNNNNNNNNNNNNNNNNNNNNNNNNNNNNNNNNNNNNNNNNNNNNNNNNNNNNNNNNNNNNNNNNNNNNNNNNNNNNNNNNNNNNNNNNNNNNNNNNNNNNNNNNNNNNNNNNNNNNNNNNNNNNNNNNNNNNNNNNNNNNNNNNNNNNNNNNNNNNNNNNNNNNNNNNNNNNNNNNNNNNNNNNNNNNNNNNNNNNNNNNNNNNNNNNNNNNNNNNNNNNNNNNNNNNNNNNNNNNNNNNNNNNNNNACAAGAATATTTTGGGAAGAGAGAAGACAACACATAACGCTAAAATAATATACCCGAATACCATATCGCAGTCATTGAATTCGATTGAAAGCATGCAGACGTCTCCCAAACTCTAAGTAGTTTCGTTTTATTCCCAGGAAATAATTGGTCCCATAAACCATTTCAGATATAATTGCAATCTCATCCATCATGGCTTTTTTGCTTTCCTCTTCCTATactattcaaattcatttgaacccAACCAGTATTTCTTTTGTCCCTAAAGAATCTGAAACCAGTTTTTTCAACTAGAGAATTTCCTTTCAGTGTACATGAAATTTGTGTTAATCTAGCATATAATCTGGTTAAACTATGTAAAAATAATTATATTACTTATTTTGTTTCTAACACAACAATTTGTGCTTCTGTCAACAAGCGAATATGCTTCcaatgcaaaaaataaataaattccaaTAACTTGAGAAGTGTTCGTTGTTTGGGTTTGTCTAACGCACATTTAGATCTGGTataattattgcacatctaagtgactggatcaaacataaaaaggaaaagaaaagaaaataccagATCAAATCTACACGTAAAATCAGTGGtagaggacttagatgtgcaatatttAGGGTACCTATAGATCTGCTTTatcaaattgttgttttttccatAGTGTTGTCAACTTCCCTGTCCCTGATATTGGATAGAGTGTTTCAAGATTTGTGATTTTTTTTGCATGAGCTGAGCGGTTGTTGTTCGGTTTTGTTGTTTGGGCTCGTTTAGTGACATGTCAAGGGTTGTGCGTGGGGCTATATCTTGCTTGTCATGAGACATAGCCCCGCCTACCCTCTGACGCACTACTAAACGGTCCAGTCAAACATTATAGCTCCCTGGAGCGGTTTTGGGGAAGTTCACTGTATCCGTTCGGACCGCTTTTAAAACCTTCCATGTTGTTAATTTGCTTCTTTTGTTTTTACAtgtattttttctttgttttttaaaATACATGTCGACTTTTTTCAATACACATTGTAACTTTTTTTGTATACGCACATAACATTTTATGAATACATGTGAATACTTTTTAATACAAGCTTGAACAATTTTTTCTAATAAATGCCCCAAAAAATCAAATGCACTTGAATTTTATTGGAATGGTAAGAAACATTTTTAATAAATTATGCATACATTTTTACATTATATAATTATTTTCAAACTGTGATGCACTTTTGCTAAAAACACATGAACACTGTTTTAAATttcatgaacaatttttttgaTGGTACAAAATATATTTCTAAAATTACAGGGATATTTTTCTTGCATTATAAAAATATTTTTACAAAATATCACAAATATATTATTTGAAAAATGTGAACTACTTTTTCATATGTGCCGAACACttttttgaatggtatgaaacATTTTTCCAAAATTACGTGATCACTCTCTATACATTATATTAACCTTTTTCTAAATgtctcaaacattttttgaaagacATGGCCATTTTAAAAATATCGCAAATAGTTTTTTTGAATGGtaaaaacattttttaaattgcGCAAAAAATTGTCTATGTTGTATGAATTTTAAAAATGTGTGATGAGCACATCTAAAGCTTAATTAAATTAGTTTTAAAAATATATGTGTCTGGAATATTTCGTAATATAAAcaaagtaaaaaataaataaaaagaaacaaatgaaaGAACAACAAAGCGCTGCCCATGGTGTGGTGGGCTTTTCTTCACCGGAGTGTGGTGGGCTTTCTTCGGTTGGTTGGGGTTGTATCGCATgagtttttcttcttgtttttctcaATCGTGAGCTCTTTTGAAGCTCAAAAAaagtctttatttatttttttcctttttgcgtAATTGTTCTATTTTGTGAAAATAATCCAGAAAAGATTTGAATCTATTGCAAAGGTTCAAATGAACTACAAAGATCCTAAAAGATAATAAAAAAATACATCAATGACTCTGCACCATCGAACAGTCACTACTGCTGCCAGGAGGAGCCACCGCTATGCCGGTGTCGCCTCTCCCCTACCGGGCAGCTTGACCTTGTCAATGAAAActtagtcttcatgcacgtgcccctatGGACCAGTGTTCCAGAGCCGCACTGAAATCGAACCCTTGAATCGATCTAAAGCACCTCACACCAAATCTCCTCATCGTGCACGCACAATGAGAAATCCTAACCTTGTTAccccaaggagacaacatgaatctacACCGGAGCTCTCCCGACTGTATCTGAATAGGCAAACTCAAGGAGGATCGAAGACTGGAAGAACTCAAAGATCGAGGCATGGAAGACCAACTGGAGGACTTGAATATATTTTTGGTGGGCATGGAATTTCTATTAATCTATACGAATATAAAAAAGAGTGAGTTATGGGCAGGTATCCAACAAATCTCACTTGTTCAACAACATCTTTCCAACGGTCTCCGTTGCTCAGATGTTTACCATTAAATATATCTAGAACTCAACATGTTTGGTACCCACCACTAATTAATATCATGTCTAATATCATCGCTAGAACTAGCCAAGTAATTATATCCTACATAATATTAACATGCAATCCATATCTTGCCTAATATCAATGTGCAATACAATTAATATCGTGCTtaatattaacgtgcattgcacttaCACAATTACTAATCTAACACAAAATATGATTAAATAGTCTAAACTTAATTAAATTAATCATTTTTTGTTTCTAACACAATCATACGTGCTTCTATCAATAGGTGTTTTTTCCCAACGTAACTA
This window harbors:
- the LOC119352084 gene encoding pectinesterase inhibitor 12-like, whose product is MRPSQALSLLTLLMLLASSTASVLQDTCKRFGGADTYDICIEFFKANRDSATADKRGLAIIATGIASATAMDTRKRITTLKAGEKDQMIQQVIAYCDNMYSGAVGLFDKAAKGISSGNLGDAVTSLSSALDIPQYCDDEFLKAGVKSPFDAENFEFGVQCAITLDVTKLLTL